The following coding sequences are from one Pseudonocardia sp. EC080619-01 window:
- a CDS encoding glutaredoxin family protein yields MRVRLLTRHGCHLCEEAAEVLARVCGETGTGWDTLDVDTDDELRAEYGDQVPVVLLDGREHDSFRVDEARLRADLAAGP; encoded by the coding sequence GTGCGCGTGCGGCTGCTGACCCGCCACGGCTGCCACCTCTGCGAGGAGGCCGCCGAGGTGCTCGCACGCGTGTGCGGCGAGACGGGAACCGGCTGGGACACCCTCGACGTCGACACCGACGACGAGCTGCGCGCCGAGTACGGCGACCAGGTGCCCGTGGTGCTCCTCGACGGCCGGGAGCACGACTCGTTCCGGGTCGACGAGGCGCGCCTGCGGGCGGACCTCGCCGCAGGTCCGTGA